One stretch of Macaca nemestrina isolate mMacNem1 chromosome 17, mMacNem.hap1, whole genome shotgun sequence DNA includes these proteins:
- the LOC105471775 gene encoding clustered mitochondria protein homolog isoform X5 translates to MLLNGDCPESLKKEEGAAEPPRENGLDEADPGDETPGQEVIVIQDTGFSVKILAPGIEPFSLQVSPQEMVQEIHQVLMDREDTCHRTCFSLHLDGNVLDHFSELRSVEGLQEGSVLRVVEEPYTVREARIHVRHVRDLLKSLDPSDAFNGVDCNSLSFLSVFTDGDLGDSGKRKKGLEMDPIDCTPPEYILPGSRERPLCPLQPQNRDWKPLQCLKVLTMSGWNPPPGNRKMHGDLMYLFVITAEDRQVSITASTRGFYLNQSTAYHFNPKPASPRFLSHSLVELLNQISPAFRKNFAVLQKKRVQRHPFERIATPFQVYSWTAPQAEHAMDCVRAEDAYTSRLGYEEHIPGQTRDWNEELQTTRELPRKNLPERLLRERAIFKVHSDFTAAATRGAMAVIDGNVMAINPSEETKMQMFIWNNIFFSLGFDVRDHYKDFGGDVAAYVAPTNDLNGVRTYNAVDVEGLYTLGTVVVDYRGYRVTAQSIIPGILERDQEQSVIYGSIDFGKTVVSHPRYLELLERTSRPLKILRHRVLNDRDEEVELCSSVECKGIIGNDGRHYILDLLRTFPPDLNFLPVPGEELPEECARAGFPRAHRHKLCCLRQELVDAFVEHRYLLFMKLAALQLMQQKASQLETPSSLENGGPSSLESKSEDPPGPEAGSEEDGSSASGLAKVKELAETIAADDGTADPRSREVIRNACKAVGSISSTAFDIRFNPDIFSPGVRFPESCQDEVRDQKQLLKDAAAFLLSCQIPGLVKDCVEHAVLPMDGATLAEVMRQRGINMRYLGKVLELVLRSPARHQLDHVYKIGIGELITRSAKHIFKTYLQGVELSGLSAAISHFLNCFLSSYPNPVAHLPADELVSKKRNKRRKNRPPGAADNTAWAVVTPQELWKDICQEAKNYFDFHLECETVDQAVETYGLQKITLLREISLKTGIQVLLKEYSFDSRHKPAFTEEDVLNIFPVVKHVNPKASDAFHFFQSGQAKVQQGFLKEGCELINEALNLFNNVYGAMHVETCACLRLLARLHYIMGDYAEALSNQQKAVLMSERVMGIEHPNTIQEYMHLALYCFASSQLSTALSLLYRARYLMLLVFGEDHPEMALLDNNIGLVLHGVMEYDLSLRFLENALAVSTKYHGPKALKVALSHHLVARVYESKAEFRSALQHEKEGYTIYKTQLGEDHEKTKESSEYLKCLTQQAVALQRTMNEIYRNGSSANIPPLKFTAPSMASVLEQLNVINGILFIPLSQKDLENLKAEVARRHQLQEASRNKDRAEEPMATEPAPAGAPEDLGSQPPAAKDPSPSVQG, encoded by the exons ATGCTCTTAAACGGGGACTGCCCAGAGAGcctgaagaaggaggaaggggcgGCCGAGCCGCCCAGGGAAAACGGGCTTGATGAGGCCGACCCGGGAGACGAGACCCCCGGCCAGGAAGTCATTGTCATTCAGGACACGGGTTTTTCTGTGAAGATCCTCGCCCCTGGCATCGAGCCCTTCTCCCTGCAG GTGTCCCCGCAGGAGATGGTGCAGGAGATCCACCAGGTGCTCATGGACCGTGAGGACACGTGTCACCGCACCTGCTTCTCGCTGCACCTGGACGGCAACGTGCTGGACCACTTCTCGGAGCTGCGCAGTGTTGAGGGGCTGCAGGAGGGCTCCGTGCTGCGCGTGGTGGAAG AGCCCTACACAGTGCGTGAGGCCCGCATCCACGTGCGCCACGTCCGAGACCTGCTCAAGAGCCTGGACCCATCCGATGCCTTCAACGGGGTTGACTGCAACTCCTTGTCCTTCCTGAGTGTCTTCACCGACGGCGACCTGGGAG ACAGCGGGAAGCGGAAGAAGGGCTTGGAGATGGATCCCATCGACTGTACACCGCCCGAGTACATCCTGCCAGGGAGCCGGGAGCGGCCACTGTGTCCCCTGCAGCCCCAAAACCGCGACTGGAAG CCCTTGCAGTGCCTGAAAGTACTCACCATGAGCGGCTGGAACCCGCCCCCGGGGAACCGGAAGATGCATGGGGACCTCATGTACCTGTTTGTGATCACGGCCGAGGACCGGCAAGTCAGCATCACCGCGTCCACACGGGGCTTTTACCTGAATCA GTCCACGGCCTATCACTTCAACCCCAAGCCCGCCAGCCCCCGCTTCCTCAGCCATTCCCTGGTGGAGCTGCTCAACCAGATCAGCCCGGCCTTCAGGAAGAACTTCGCCGTGCTACAGAAGAAAAG GGTCCAGCGCCACCCGTTCGAGAGGATCGCCACCCCATTCCAGGTATACAGCTGGACGGCACCCCAGGCGGAGCATGCCATGGACTGCGTGCGCGCAGAGGATGCCTATACCTCGAGGCTGGGCTACGAGGAGCACATTCCTGGACAG ACCCGAGATTGGAATGAGGAGCTGCAGACGACGAGGGAGCTGCCTCGCAAGAACCTGCCTGAGCGGCTGCTCCGAGAAAGGGCCATATTCAAG GTGCACAGCGACTTCACCGCGGCAGCCACCCGGGGTGCCATGGCCGTCATTGACGGCAATGTGATGGCCATCAACCCCAGCGAGGAGACCAAGATGCAGATGTTCATCTGGAACAACATCTTCTTCAGCCTGGGCTTCGACGTCCGAGACCACTACAAGGACTTCGGGGGGGACGTGGCAGCCTACGTGGCGCCCACCAACGACCTGAACGGCGTCCGCACCTACAACGCGGTGGACGTGGAGGGGCTGTAcacgctgggcacggtggtggtgGATTACCGCGGCTACCGCGTCACGGCCCAGTCCATCATCCCCGGCATCCTGGAGCGGGACCAGGAGCAGAGCGTCATCTACGGCTCCATCGACTTCGGGAAGACCGTGGTGTCGCACCCGCGGTACCTGGAGCTGCTGGAGCGCACGAGTCGGCCCCTCAAGATCCTGCGGCACCGGGTGCTCAACGACCGCGACGAGGAGGTGGAGCTCTGCTCCTCGGTCGAGTGCAAGGGCATCATTGGCAACGACGGGCGCCACTATATTCTCGACCTGCTGCGCACCTTCCCCCCAGACCTCAACTTCCTGCCGGTGCCTGGCGAGGAGCTGCCTGAGGAATGCGCCCGCGCCGGCTTCCCGCGTGCGCACCGGCACAAGCTCTGCTGCCTGCGCCAGGAGCTGGTGGACGCCTTCGTGGAGCACAG GTACCTCCTCTTTATGAAGCTGGCTGCCCTGCAGCTGATGCAGCAGAAAGCCAGCCAGCTGGAGACCCCCTCCTCCCTGGAAAATGGTGGTCCTTCCTCCTTGGAGTCCAAGTCTGAGGACCCTCCAGGACCGGAGGCGGGAAGTGAGGAGGACGGTAGCAGCGCCAGCGGCCTGGCCAAGGTGAAGGAGCTGGCAGAGACCATCGCCGCAGACGACGGCACAG CAGACCCTCGGAGCCGGGAGGTGATCCGCAACGCGTGCAAGGCGGTCGGCTCCATCAGCAGCACCGCCTTCGACATTCGCTTCAATCCTGACATCTTCTCACCAG GGGTTCGCTTCCCTGAGTCCTGCCAGGATGAAGTTCGGGACCAGAAGCAGCTGCTGAAGGACGCGGCTGCCTTCCTGCTCTCCTGCCAGATCCCTGGCTTG GTGAAGGACTGCGTGGAGCACGCGGTGTTGCCCATGGACGGGGCAACGCTGGCTGAGGTGATGCGCCAGCGTGGCATCAACATGCGTTACCTGGGCAAGGTGCTGGAGCTGGTGCTGCGGAGCCCGGCCCGCCACCAGCTGGACCACGTCTAC AAAATCGGCATTGGAGAACTCATCACCCGCTCGGCCAAGCACATCTTCAAGACATACTTACAG GGAGTCGAGCTCTCCGGCCTCTCAGCCGCCATCAGCCACTTCCTGAACTGCTTCCTGAGCTCCTACCCTAACCCCGTGGCCCACCTGCCCGCCGACGAGCTGGTCTCCAAGAAGAGGAATAAGAGGAGGAAAAACCGGCCCCCCGGAGCTGCAGATAACACAGCCTGGGCTGTCGTGACCCCCCAGGAGCTCTGGAAGGACATCTGCCAGGAGGCCAAGAACTACTTTGACTTCCACCTCGAGTG TGAGACTGTGGACCAGGCTGTGGAGACCTACGGCCTGCAGAAGATAACACTCCTGCGGGAGATCTCGCTGAAAACAGGGATCCAG GTCCTGCTGAAGGAGTACAGCTTCGACAGTCGCCACAAGCCTGCGTTCACCGAGGAGGACGTGCTCAACATCTTCCCCGTGGTCAAGCACGTCAACCCCAAGGCCTCGGATGCCTTCCATTTCTTCCAGAGCGGCCAGGCCAAAGTGCAGCAGG GCTTCCTGAAGGAGGGCTGTGAGCTCATCAACGAGGCCCTGAACCTGTTTAACAACGTCTACGGAGCCATGCACGTGGAGACTTGCGCCTGCCTGCGCCTCCTCGCCCGCCTCCATTACATCATGGGCGACTATGCAGAG GCCCTGAGTAACCAGCAGAAGGCAGTGCTGATGAGCGAGCGGGTGATGGGCATCGAGCACCCCAACACCATCCAGGAATAT ATGCACCTGGCCCTGTACTGCTTCGCCAGCAGCCAGCTGTCCACGGCCCTGAGCCTGCTGTACCGCGCCCGCTACCTCATGCTGCTGGTGTTTGGGGAGGACCACCCCGAGATGGCGCTGCTGGAC AACAACATCGGGCTGGTGCTGCACGGGGTGATGGAGTATGACCTGTCGCTGCGCTTCCTGGAGAACGCGCTGGCCGTCAGCACCAAGTACCACGGGCCCAAGGCCCTCAAGGTGGCCCTCAG CCACCACCTTGTCGCCCGCGTCTACGAGAGCAAAGCTGAGTTCCGGTCGGCCCTGCAGCACGAGAAGGAGGGTTACACCATCTACAAGACGCAG CTGGGCGAGGACCATGAGAAGACCAAGGAGAGCTCCGAGTACCTCAAGTGCCTGACCCAGCAGGCCGTGGCCCTGCAGCGCACCATGAATGAGATCTACCGCAACGGCTCCAGCGCCAACATCCCGCCGCTCAAG TTCACAGCCCCCAGCATGGCCAGCGTCTTGGAGCAGCTGAACGTCATTAACGGCATCCTCTTCATTCCTCTCAG CCAAAAAGACCTGGAGAATCTGAAAGCCGAGGTGGCCCGGCGGCACCAGCTCCAGGAGGCCAGCAGAAACAAGGATAGGGCCGAGGAGCCCATGGCCACCGAGCCCGCGCCAGCGGGGGCCCCAGAGGACCTGGGCTCCCAGCCCCCGGCCGCCAAGGACCCTTCTCCGAGCGTGCAGGGATAG